A single Triticum dicoccoides isolate Atlit2015 ecotype Zavitan chromosome 2A, WEW_v2.0, whole genome shotgun sequence DNA region contains:
- the LOC119358390 gene encoding zinc finger MYM-type protein 1-like has product MDDKFGHDVFSKLGFDCWKNAVVAFRKHVGGPCSIHNISKTACDDFKNQRASVKSKVTTYSKGSLVKYETRVDTSLAIVSYLALQGETFRGHDESSSSLNKGNFLELLDWVKERIPEVKVAFDELCPKNAQMTSGKIQKILISHCANAVTKAIKEEMGDCLFSVLIDECRDISVKEQMAVVIRYLSKQGETIERFLGIKHVPDTTSASLKKALLEVFAKHGLVVARLRGQGYDGASNMRGEFNGLQKLIRDENPYAFYIHCFAHQLQLVVVAVSRCCKGVEDFFEYVTMIPNLSTSSCKRKDKLLDKQKQVLLDKIRGGEMPTGKGKNQETSLVRPGDTRWGSHYTTLSRIESMWDAVIEVLGIVEDDVRVPCRAGGLVHQMETFSFVFILKMMLKILRMTNDLSLLLQKKDQNIVQAMSLVTDVRTRLINWRNDGWEPLLEDVKAFCTKNDIPIPNMDDMFTKWGKSRKGGRNNITADHFFRVDTFYAAIDSITTEFDHRFNEVSSELLQNFSCLDPRNSFSRFNVNKLARLIEIYYEDFSDYEREHIVDNLELFIIHMRRIEEFRACHDIAGLAK; this is encoded by the exons ATGGATGATAAATTTGGGCATGATGTTTTCTCCAAATTGGGTTTTGACTGTTGGAAAAATGCGGTTGTAGCATTCCGTAAACATGTTGGTGGGCCATGTAGCATCCACAATATTTCAAAAACAGCATGTGATGATTTTAAAAATCAAAGGGCAAGTGTGAAAAGTAAAGTTACAACTTACAGCAAAGGTTCACTAGTCAAGTATGAAACTCGTGTGGATACATCTTTGGCCATTGTAAGTTATCTAGCATTGCAAGGTGAAACATTTCGTGGACACGATGAATCCAGTTCTTCTTTGAACAAGGGGAATTTTTTGGAGCTACTTGATTGGGTGAAAGAAAGAATTCCAGAAGTGAAGGTTGCATTTGATGAGCTATGCCCTAAGAATGCCCAAATGACTTccggaaaaattcaaaaaatccttATTTCCCATTGTGCAAATGCGGTCACCAAAGCAATCAAAGAAGAGATGGGTGATTGTCTTTTCTCTGTCCTTATTGATGAGTGTCGTGATATATCGGTGAAAGAACAAATGGCCGTGGTTATTAG GTACTTGAGCAAACAAGGAGAGACTATTGAACGATTTTTAGGTATTAAGCATGTCCCGGACACAACATCTGCTTCTTTAAAGAAGGCATTGTTGGAGGTTTTTGCTAAACACGGTCTGGTTGTTGCACGACTACGAGGGCAAGGGTATGATGGGGCATCTAATATGAGAGGAGAATTCAATGGCCTTCAGAAGTTAATTCGAGATGAGAACCCATATGCTTTCTATATCCATTGCTTTGCCCACCAACTGCAGTTGGTAGTTGTTGCTGTTTCGAGATGCTGCAAGGGTGTTGAGGATTTTTTTGAATATGTGACCATGATACCTAATCTCAGTACGTCATCTTGCAAGAGGAAGGATAAATTGCTTGACAAGCAAAAACAAGTTCTTTTGGATAAGATTAGGGGAGGTGAGATGCCCACAGGAAAAGGGAAAAATCAAGAAACATCCTTGGTCAGACCTGGAGATACAAGATGGGGCTCTCATTACACAACCTTATCTCGCATTGAATCAATGTGGGATGCAGtcatagaagttttgggcattgttGAGGATGATGTGCGTGTTCCATGTAGAGCAGGAGGTTTGGTTCATCAAATGGAGACTTTTAGCTTTGTGTTCATCCTGAAGATGATGCTAAAGATCCTTCGTATGACAAATGATTTGTCTCTTCTATTGCAAAAGAAGGATCAAAATATTGTTCAG GCAATGTCATTGGTTACGGATGTGAGAACACGTTTGATCAACTGGAGAAATGATGGTTGGGAGCCACTCTTGGAAGATGTCAAAGCCTTTTGCACCAAAAACGACATTCCAATACCAAATATGGATGACATGTTTACAAAGTGGGGAAAATCAAGAAAAGGTGGACGAAACAATATCACAGCTGATCATTTTTTTCGTGTGGACACATTCTATGCTGCCATAGACTCCATCACCACAGAGTTTGATCATCGTTTTAATGAGGTATCTTCAGAGCTGCTCCAGAACTTCTCTTGTCTTGACccaagaaactccttttctaggttCAATGTGAATAAGCTTGCTAGACTCATAGAGATTTATTATGAGGATTTCTCAGATTATGAACGTGAACATATAGTTGATAACCTCGAGCTATTCATTATCCATATGAGAAGAATTGAAGAATTTAGAGCTTGTCATGATATTGCAGGCCTAGCTAAATAg